The Bremerella alba genome includes a window with the following:
- a CDS encoding transglutaminase-like domain-containing protein, translating to MLIRVGYEIAFESPQPAPMLLMLYLHPTRELTTRQPDLLQTTPSLPISQYYDMYGNRCGRVVAPTGRVTFRNTAVVEDSGLPDLQAPQARQAQVQDLPHETLMYLLASRYCEVDSELKDIAWQLFGKTPPGWQRVQAICDFVHEHITFDYMQARANRTAVDVYREGVGVCRDYMHLAITFCRNCNIPARYCTGYLGDIGVPAAADPMDFSAWFEAYLGGQWYAFDARNNKPRIGRVLMARGRDAADVALTTTFGVNELKDFKVWADEV from the coding sequence ATGCTCATTCGCGTTGGTTATGAAATAGCTTTTGAATCCCCGCAGCCAGCTCCGATGTTGTTGATGCTTTATCTGCATCCCACTCGAGAGCTAACCACACGGCAACCTGATCTGTTGCAAACGACACCCTCCTTACCGATTTCTCAGTACTACGACATGTACGGAAATCGTTGCGGGCGAGTGGTTGCTCCGACTGGCCGTGTCACCTTTCGCAACACGGCGGTTGTCGAAGATAGCGGGCTACCCGACCTGCAAGCACCTCAGGCCCGACAGGCACAAGTTCAGGACCTGCCCCACGAGACACTCATGTACTTGCTGGCCAGTCGTTACTGTGAAGTCGACAGCGAGCTAAAGGATATCGCCTGGCAGCTCTTCGGAAAAACACCACCTGGCTGGCAACGCGTGCAGGCCATCTGCGACTTCGTCCACGAGCATATCACGTTCGACTACATGCAAGCCCGAGCCAATCGGACGGCGGTCGACGTTTATCGCGAAGGCGTCGGTGTCTGCCGCGACTATATGCATCTGGCCATTACGTTCTGCCGCAATTGCAACATCCCGGCCCGTTACTGCACCGGATACCTGGGCGACATCGGTGTGCCTGCAGCGGCTGACCCGATGGATTTCAGTGCCTGGTTCGAGGCCTATTTAGGCGGCCAGTGGTACGCCTTCGATGCACGAAACAACAAACCCCGCATTGGCCGAGTCCTCATGGCCCGTGGCCGGGATGCGGCCGACGTGGCACTCACGACCACCTTCGGCGTGAACGAATTAAAGGACTTCAAAGTCTGGGCAGACGAAGTGTAG
- a CDS encoding sialate O-acetylesterase — MHVSSSFAFPSLASIALIFLASASQAAPVKVFILCGQSNMEGKGAIKHLEQLLADPATAKTYQHLRDDNGWVERDDVFIQYNDDRGRGKLGLGYGTPTNRFGPELEFGHVVGNALDEKVLIIKCAWGGRALAVRFRPPSSGKGDYTQRNRQTKEIVPLPEETYGEAYRDTIRIVQKTLANIDQIVPDYNQKEGYQLSGFVFFQGFNDVIDQKKVDEYGQNLENLVRDVRKDLDAPKLPFVIGELGQQGVEPEKRHAEKHFAFRKMQEDVSKLPEFKGNVAFVKTSPYIVSDGESFDGGYHYYGRADTFFHIGHAFGEAMLKLNQP, encoded by the coding sequence ATGCACGTTTCCTCATCCTTTGCCTTTCCATCTTTGGCCAGCATCGCCTTAATCTTCCTTGCATCGGCATCGCAAGCGGCGCCGGTGAAAGTGTTCATCCTGTGCGGCCAATCCAACATGGAAGGCAAAGGGGCGATCAAGCATCTCGAGCAACTACTGGCCGATCCGGCTACGGCCAAAACGTATCAGCATCTGCGTGACGACAATGGTTGGGTCGAACGGGACGACGTGTTCATCCAATACAACGACGATCGCGGGCGAGGCAAACTGGGCCTGGGCTACGGCACGCCTACCAATCGGTTTGGCCCCGAACTCGAGTTCGGGCACGTCGTCGGCAATGCATTGGACGAGAAGGTGCTCATCATCAAATGTGCTTGGGGCGGACGCGCCTTGGCAGTTCGCTTTCGCCCGCCAAGCTCTGGCAAGGGAGATTACACCCAGCGAAACCGCCAGACGAAAGAGATCGTACCGCTGCCAGAGGAAACCTACGGCGAAGCGTATCGCGACACGATCCGTATCGTCCAAAAGACGCTGGCCAACATCGATCAGATTGTGCCAGACTACAACCAGAAGGAAGGCTATCAGCTGTCCGGGTTCGTCTTCTTTCAAGGCTTCAACGACGTTATCGACCAGAAGAAGGTCGACGAGTATGGCCAGAACCTGGAAAACCTGGTGCGCGACGTTCGCAAAGATTTAGACGCCCCGAAGCTCCCCTTTGTCATCGGCGAACTCGGGCAACAAGGGGTCGAACCTGAAAAGCGTCACGCCGAGAAGCACTTCGCATTTCGCAAAATGCAGGAAGATGTTTCCAAACTGCCAGAATTCAAAGGGAACGTCGCGTTCGTCAAAACGAGCCCTTACATCGTGTCGGATGGCGAGTCGTTCGACGGCGGCTATCACTACTACGGCCGGGCCGACACGTTCTTCCACATCGGTCACGCGTTTGGCGAGGCGATGCTAAAGTTGAACCAGCCGTAA
- a CDS encoding SHOCT domain-containing protein codes for MQQLTPEGSRIVNDLAQRYGFSTDAVTHMMIAVLNGNGGMAQFSHPEFGGSGQWMQGGMMMLGDMFNYGLKNSVGGLCQEISNILANQPGLLRSGSFQSQSQSGGGQQNQASGSPMGQSSLFVPDPNQNWWPQDLGSPSSTGSQNNVQYAYFPNICRLAVKTGGDVWVYDTQNHQIGGFSQQQGMGSSITFSSQFGTVSLGTLPVVSQNGQTPQPPAPQASTPPPSQPAPSSTNSSANEASVFDAIAKLGELRDKGFLSDDEFNSKKSELLGRL; via the coding sequence ATGCAACAGCTTACGCCGGAAGGTAGCCGAATCGTCAACGATTTGGCCCAACGATATGGTTTCAGTACCGATGCCGTGACCCACATGATGATTGCCGTGCTCAATGGTAACGGTGGCATGGCTCAGTTTAGCCATCCTGAATTCGGCGGCTCTGGGCAGTGGATGCAGGGCGGGATGATGATGTTGGGCGATATGTTCAACTACGGCCTGAAGAACTCGGTAGGGGGGCTGTGCCAAGAGATCTCCAACATTCTGGCCAACCAGCCTGGGCTGTTGCGATCGGGCAGCTTTCAGTCGCAAAGCCAAAGTGGCGGCGGCCAGCAGAATCAAGCCAGCGGTTCGCCGATGGGGCAGTCGAGTCTGTTTGTGCCCGATCCGAATCAGAATTGGTGGCCGCAAGATCTCGGTTCTCCCAGTTCGACCGGATCGCAGAACAACGTACAGTATGCCTACTTCCCGAATATCTGTCGTCTTGCCGTGAAGACCGGTGGCGACGTGTGGGTGTACGACACGCAGAATCATCAGATCGGTGGATTCTCGCAGCAACAAGGGATGGGCAGTTCGATCACCTTCTCGAGCCAGTTCGGTACGGTGAGCCTGGGCACGCTGCCGGTCGTTTCGCAGAATGGTCAAACGCCACAGCCGCCTGCCCCTCAAGCGTCGACACCGCCACCTTCGCAGCCGGCTCCATCGTCGACGAACTCTTCGGCCAACGAAGCGAGTGTCTTCGACGCGATCGCCAAGTTGGGTGAGCTTCGCGACAAGGGATTTCTCAGCGACGACGAATTCAACTCGAAGAAGTCCGAGCTGCTCGGTCGGCTGTAA